The following are from one region of the Nicotiana tabacum cultivar K326 chromosome 3, ASM71507v2, whole genome shotgun sequence genome:
- the LOC107786804 gene encoding peptidyl-prolyl cis-trans isomerase CYP38, chloroplastic isoform X1, translated as MAASVSCHYFSSPLTTSSKPIKHKPSLSYTPFTPSQNKGPIRHFAPLCSSQRSRSSEIQEKEADWFLSLKKCAVSVALSVSLLSGVPGLELLSPAHASTPALPDVSVLISGPPIKDPGALLRYALPIDNKAIREVQKPLEDITESLKVAGVKALDSVERNTRQASRALKQGKTLIVSGLAKSKADHGVELLNKLEVGLDELQKIVEDKNRDAVVSKQKELLNYVGGVEEDMVDGFPYEVPEEYQNMPLLKGRATVDMKVKVKDNPNVEECVFRIVLDGYNAPVTAGNFIDLVERHFYDGMEIQRADGFVVQTGDPEGPAEGFIDPSTEKIRTVPLEIMVDGEKVPFYGETLEDLGLYKAQTRLPFNAFGTMAMAREEFENNSASSQVFWLLKESELTPSNANILDGRYAVFGYVTENEDFLADLKVGDVIDSIQVVSGLDNLVNPSYKIAG; from the exons ATGGCAGCCTCTGTTTCCTGCCACTATTTTTCTTCCCCATTGACAACTTCCAGCAAACCCATCAAGCATAAGCCTTCCCTCAGTTACACCCCTTTTACACCTTCTCAAAATAAAGGGCCGATCCGCCATTTTGCTCCACTATGTTCTTCACAACGTTCACGTTCTTCTGAAATCCAAGAAAAAGAGgcag ATTGGTTCTTGTCATTGAAGAAGTGTGCAGTTTCGGTTGCATTGTCAGTTAGTTTGTTAAGTGGAGTGCCTGGTTTGGAATTGTTGAGTCCTGCCCATGCAAGCACCCCCGCATTGCCAGATGTCTCTGTATTGATCTCAGGGCCACCAATTAAGGATCCCGGGGCGTTATTGAGGTATGCCTTGCCTATAGACAACAAGGCAATAAGAGAAGTTCAAAAACCACTTGAAGATATTACCGAGAGTCTTAAGGTTGCTGGTGTGAAGGCGCTCGATTCTGTCGAAAGA AATACAAGACAGGCATCCCGAGCTCTCAAGCAAGGGAAAACCTTGATTGTTTCAGGACTTGCAAAGTCAAAGGCTGACCACGGCGTTGAATTACTAAACAAACTGGAAGTTGGGTTAGATGAGCTTCAAAAAATTGTTGAAGACAAGAATCGAGATGCTGTTGTATCTAAACAGAAAGAATTGCTTAATTATGTTGGAGG TGTTGAAGAGGATATGGTGGATGGATTCCCATATGAAGTGCCTGAAGAATATCAAAATATGCCTTTACTGAAGGGAAGAGCAACTGTTGATATGAAGGTCAAAGTCAAAGACAATCCCAACGTGGAGGAATGTGTATTTCGTATTGTACTAGATGGCTATAATGCTCCGGTTACTGCGGGAAATTTTATAGACTTGGTGGAGAGGCATTTCTATGACGGCATGGAAATTCAAAGAG CGGACGGGTTTGTGGTCCAGACAGGAGATCCTGAAGGTCCAGCTGAAGGTTTTATTGACCCCAGCACTGAGAAAATTCGGACAGTACCTCTGGAGATTATGGTGGATGGTGAAAAAGTACCATTCTATGGAGAAACTTTAGAA GATCTTGGTCTGTACAAGGCTCAAACAAGACTCCCGTTCAATGCTTTCGGAACAATGGCCATGGCTAGAGAG GAATTCGAGAATAATTCTGCATCAAGCCAGGTGTTTTGGCTATTGAAAGAAAGTGAGCTGACTCCTAGCAATGCCAATATATTGGATGGTCGATATGCTGTGTTTGGTTATGTGACAGAAAATGAGGACTTTTTGGCAGATCTGAAGGTGGGAGATGTGATAGACTCGATACAAGTTGTATCTGGCCTCGATAATCTTGTGAATCCAAGCTACAAGATCGCTGGTTAA
- the LOC107786804 gene encoding peptidyl-prolyl cis-trans isomerase CYP38, chloroplastic isoform X2, which yields MAASVSCHYFSSPLTTSSKPIKHKPSLSYTPFTPSQNKGPIRHFAPLCSSQRSRSSEIQEKEKDWFLSLKKCAVSVALSVSLLSGVPGLELLSPAHASTPALPDVSVLISGPPIKDPGALLRYALPIDNKAIREVQKPLEDITESLKVAGVKALDSVERNTRQASRALKQGKTLIVSGLAKSKADHGVELLNKLEVGLDELQKIVEDKNRDAVVSKQKELLNYVGGVEEDMVDGFPYEVPEEYQNMPLLKGRATVDMKVKVKDNPNVEECVFRIVLDGYNAPVTAGNFIDLVERHFYDGMEIQRADGFVVQTGDPEGPAEGFIDPSTEKIRTVPLEIMVDGEKVPFYGETLEDLGLYKAQTRLPFNAFGTMAMAREEFENNSASSQVFWLLKESELTPSNANILDGRYAVFGYVTENEDFLADLKVGDVIDSIQVVSGLDNLVNPSYKIAG from the exons ATGGCAGCCTCTGTTTCCTGCCACTATTTTTCTTCCCCATTGACAACTTCCAGCAAACCCATCAAGCATAAGCCTTCCCTCAGTTACACCCCTTTTACACCTTCTCAAAATAAAGGGCCGATCCGCCATTTTGCTCCACTATGTTCTTCACAACGTTCACGTTCTTCTGAAATCCAAGAAAAAGAG AAAGATTGGTTCTTGTCATTGAAGAAGTGTGCAGTTTCGGTTGCATTGTCAGTTAGTTTGTTAAGTGGAGTGCCTGGTTTGGAATTGTTGAGTCCTGCCCATGCAAGCACCCCCGCATTGCCAGATGTCTCTGTATTGATCTCAGGGCCACCAATTAAGGATCCCGGGGCGTTATTGAGGTATGCCTTGCCTATAGACAACAAGGCAATAAGAGAAGTTCAAAAACCACTTGAAGATATTACCGAGAGTCTTAAGGTTGCTGGTGTGAAGGCGCTCGATTCTGTCGAAAGA AATACAAGACAGGCATCCCGAGCTCTCAAGCAAGGGAAAACCTTGATTGTTTCAGGACTTGCAAAGTCAAAGGCTGACCACGGCGTTGAATTACTAAACAAACTGGAAGTTGGGTTAGATGAGCTTCAAAAAATTGTTGAAGACAAGAATCGAGATGCTGTTGTATCTAAACAGAAAGAATTGCTTAATTATGTTGGAGG TGTTGAAGAGGATATGGTGGATGGATTCCCATATGAAGTGCCTGAAGAATATCAAAATATGCCTTTACTGAAGGGAAGAGCAACTGTTGATATGAAGGTCAAAGTCAAAGACAATCCCAACGTGGAGGAATGTGTATTTCGTATTGTACTAGATGGCTATAATGCTCCGGTTACTGCGGGAAATTTTATAGACTTGGTGGAGAGGCATTTCTATGACGGCATGGAAATTCAAAGAG CGGACGGGTTTGTGGTCCAGACAGGAGATCCTGAAGGTCCAGCTGAAGGTTTTATTGACCCCAGCACTGAGAAAATTCGGACAGTACCTCTGGAGATTATGGTGGATGGTGAAAAAGTACCATTCTATGGAGAAACTTTAGAA GATCTTGGTCTGTACAAGGCTCAAACAAGACTCCCGTTCAATGCTTTCGGAACAATGGCCATGGCTAGAGAG GAATTCGAGAATAATTCTGCATCAAGCCAGGTGTTTTGGCTATTGAAAGAAAGTGAGCTGACTCCTAGCAATGCCAATATATTGGATGGTCGATATGCTGTGTTTGGTTATGTGACAGAAAATGAGGACTTTTTGGCAGATCTGAAGGTGGGAGATGTGATAGACTCGATACAAGTTGTATCTGGCCTCGATAATCTTGTGAATCCAAGCTACAAGATCGCTGGTTAA
- the LOC107786805 gene encoding uncharacterized protein LOC107786805 — MGAFCNEDLSFSSNYNFPSSQDLRFSKQIHDNVHGNIYIDPLFLKFIDTEQFQRLRDLKQLGVAHMVYPGAVHSRFEHSLGVYWIASEAINKLKTHQGMELGIDHFDIQTVKLAGLLHDIGHGPFSHLFEREFLPKVRNGLDWSHEQMSVDMIDHIVDERHIDIDSETIKKVKEMILASSKFALTKSSREKQFLYDIVANGRNGIDVDKFDYIVRDSRACGLGCNFQFQRLMETMRVLGDEICYRAKDYLTIYKLFATRADLHRTVYTHAKVKAIELMVVDALVKANDYLQIASHIEHPSQYWKLDDTILKTIETAPDPELKESRDLILRVRRRDLYQFCNEYAVPRDKIEHFKDVTAHDIICSQKSGCERLKEEDVAVSNVKIDLTRGRHNPLESIHFFKDYESDEKFSIPDDRISHLLPTSYQDMIVRVYSKKPHLVGTISDAFENFQLKTYGIKAQVHATPEKKKRRI; from the exons ATGGGAGCTTTTTGTAATGAAGACCTCAGTTTCTCTTCCAATTACAACTTCCCTTCGTCTCAAGATCTCAGATTCTCTAAGCAAATCCATGACAACGTCCACGGCAACATCTATATCGACCCG CTCTTCCTGAAGTTCATTGACACAGAACAATTTCAGAG gCTTCGTGATCTTAAACAACTAG GTGTGGCACACATGGTCTATCCAGGAGCGGTGCATTCTAGATTTGAGCATTCCCTTGGAGTGTATTGGATTGCCAGTGAAGCTATCAATAAGCTTAAAACCCACCAA GGTATGGAGCTTGGAATTGATCACTTTGATATACAGACTGTGAAACTTGCAG GTCTTCTGCATGATATAGGCCATGGACCTTTTAGTCACTTGTTTGAACGCGAGTTTCTTCCTAAAGTTCGCAATGGATTGGACTG GTCTCATGAGCAAATGTCAGTGGATATGATTGATCACATCGTTGATGAGCGTCATATTGATATTGATTCAGAAACCATTAAAAAAGTCAAG GAAATGATACTTGCTAGTTCCAAGTTTGCATTGACAAAA AGCTCAAGGGAGAAGCAGTTTTTATATGATATTGTGGCAAATGGTCGAAATGGAATCGATGTTGACAA GTTTGATTACATTGTCCGAGATAGCCGCGCGTGTGGTCTAGGATGCAATTTTCAGTTCCAGAG GTTAATGGAAACAATGAGAGTTTTAGGAGATGAGATATGCTACAGAGCCAAAGACT ATTTAACGATCTACAAGTTATTTGCCACACGAGCTGATCTACACAGAACTGTTTATACTCATGCTAAAGTGAAG GCAATAGAGCTTATGGTTGTAGATGCACTAGTGAAGGCAAATGATTATCTACAGATAGCATCTCATATAGAGCATCCTTCTCAATATTGGAAG TTAGATGACACCATCTTGAAAACGATTGAGACTGCTCCAGACCCAGAACTGAAGGAATCTAGGGATTTGATCCTTCGCGTTCGAAGGAGAGATTTGTACCAG TTCTGTAATGAGTATGCTGTTCCCAGAGACAAAATAGAGCATTTCAAGGATGTCACTGCACATGATATCATCTGTTCACAG AAAAGTGGCTGTGAGAGACTTAAAGAAGAGGATGTTGCTGTTAGCAATGTGAAGATAGATCTGACTCGTGGGAGGCATAATCCTCTTGAAAG TATCCATTTTTTCAAG GATTATGAAAGTGACGAGAAATTCTCTATACCTGATGATCGTATCAGCCACTTGCTGCCAACATCATATCAAGATATGATTGTGAGGGTGTACTCCAAAAAGCCCCACCTG GTGGGAACTATTTCTGATGCATTTGAAAATTTCCAATTGAAGACTTATGGAATAAAAGCACAGGTTCATGCAACACCTGAGAAGAAAAAACGTCGTATATGA
- the LOC107786806 gene encoding photosystem I assembly factor PSA3, chloroplastic, translating into MVVVSSLQTNLDFSSSSSLVFKPISPSLLYFQRFYRRFPCTRNNKAASNSSNGGAVLVVKAYMDETTNPVSSFVNKVVGSLPVVGLIARIVNEEGGVGGDIIDFAEFRRRVGNKCSITDSRAFYEFRDRRGKTGDPLYVLLCCWLAAVGAGLLKSEEILEGVARLSLANDIEFEEQNFIALMNEAREKRAKLGAPTPKIPMEIRAEKALEAIYVCCFGRDLIEEEDEKLLSTMLSAVFPTVGQQKVESIVKEKAKRVADGTEEIKYTEPKQLSKEAVQLQMKDLEFLKQNSLNQ; encoded by the exons ATGGTGGTTGTTTCCTCTCTTCAAACGAACCTCGATTTTTCTTCGAGTTCCTCCCTCGTCTTCAAACCCATCTCTCCTTCTCTTCTTTACTTTCAACGTTTCTATAGAAGATTTCCCTGCACAAGGAATAATAAAGCAGCTTCTAACTCCTCCAATGGCGGCGCCGTCTTGGTCGTCAAGGCTTATATGGACGAGACAACAAATCCTGTTTCCAGTTTCGTTAATAAGGTCGTTGGTTCACTCCCTGTTGTTGGTCTCATAGCCAGAATTGTGAATGAGGAAGGCGGTGTTGGTGGTGATATTATTGATTTTGCTGAGTTCAGGAGACGGGTTGGTAACAAGTGTTCTATTACTGATTCAAGAGCTTTTTATGAATTTCGAGATCGACGTGGCAAG ACAGGGGATCCTCTGTATGTGCTACTATGCTGTTGGTTAGCTGCAGTGGGAGCTGGTTTACTCAAATCTGAGGAGATTTTGGAGGGTGTAGCAAGGCTTAGTTTAGCAAATGATATTGAATTTGAAGAGCAAAACTTCATTGCATTGATGAATGAAGCAAGAGAG AAGCGGGCAAAATTGGGAGCTCCTACCCCTAAAATCCCCATGGAAATTCGAGCTGAGAAAGCTCTGGAAGCGATATATGTATGTTGCTTTGGAAGGGATCtgattgaagaagaagatgaaaaactaCTAAGTACCATGCTTAGTGCTGTCTTTCCTACAGTCGGGCAGCAAAAGGTAGAAAGCATTGTCAAAGAAAAGGCAAAGAGAGTAGCTGATGGAACTGAAGAAATCAAATATACAGAGCCCAAGCAATTATCAAAAGAAGCAGTTCAGCTGCAAATGAAAGACCTTGAATTTCTTAAGCAAAACAGTCTAAATCAGTGA